CCTCCTACTGTCCTACAAGATCATATTGAATTATTGATGACAATTAAAGGTGAAATAATTTATGTAAGTTAACTTAGGGAGTGGGTGATTGCCATCGTGTTCATCTTTGCTTGCTCAACATTGACTGGATATAGGAACAAGTAACCACGAAAGATGCATCTACGATTATTACGTTTGGAAAAAAGATGTCGACTCTCAAGAAATCGACTCCAGAAAGCGTATTACTCTCTCTTTTGACCGGCACGTAATTTTGggagagtgagttgaatttattaaaataaaataaaaatgggatagtgggtgaattatttattaaagtaaaaaaataacctGATAAGTGTGGAAATCACAAGAAAGAGAAAAACAATACTCCAATATAATTGAAAGTGGACACCAAAACATGTCAAcaaataaaattgtattttttttaaggaaaaattacttttaataatccaacctttaagcCATTTGCcaaaattaatccaaccttttaattattttttattaatccaAGCTTTATACCcctttaatttttattgatCCAAAAAATTGGAAACCACCTAAACCGGTCAAAAACTTTCATTGACCTTCCCAAAAACGTCTTCTTCATTACTCCTCTCACCACTGCCATGGAGCACCTCAAAGCTCCAACCTTCATCAAAATCACTGTTTTCTCTTTCCTCTGCATCtctctcttcttcctcttctcttCCTTCTCTCCCTCCCCTTTTCCTCTCAATGCTACCACTCCGCCGCCACCATTACTGCCGTTTTTGGTGCTTGAGAGGACGGGGATAGTTAACGATAATGGCGCCATAGTTGACAATTTCTATGTCGACGATTTCGACCAGAAATCCGCCGACGAAATGCTCGCTAATCTCACCCAGAAATACGAGGATAGATAATGGGGGAGAAAGACATtattgtttgttgttgttgttgttgttaatgGCGGATTTGGGGGATTTAGGGGAGATGAGGACAACATTTAAGTGGAGAAAAAGGTGGGGAAGTCGAGATCGGAGGTTGAATTGAGGGGTGATAATGGTGGTAACTGTGAGAGTGGCATGGATGAAGAAGAAGTTTGAGCTTTCATGGTGGGTTGGACGAACGAAGATGATAAAGGGGTTGAAGGAGATAGAGCAGGGGAAATAAGGGGAAAGAGATGACAATAAGTGGGGTTTTTTAAAGAATAAATGGGACCCACATAAGGTTTTAACGGTACAATGCCACATTATCGTTTATGACCGGCTAAACCTTATTGGTAACCGGTAAGGTGCAACAAAAGTTAAAGGGGTATAAAGCTtggattaataaaaaataatcaaaaggttggattaattttgGCAAATGgcttaaaggttggattattaaaagtaatttttcctttttttaaaatacgaccgtttaagaaaagtgtatctctttttagtatatggagggagtactatacaGTCTATACTTGCACAAAATATGCAAATTTCAATACTTGCTGCTTGACTAACTTGATAAGTTTGAAACTTTTCAACCAAACAACTTATTAGAATTTGAAAATGTTGCTTCTTACGTTTAACCATATGACCACTAAGAAAGGTCTACCCTCCTTAATAAGAgttaaaagaattttttttttggacttAGCTTTATGTTACTCCGGTTTGTAATTGTCATCAGGGGCCGAGCTAAGGGGGTTGGGGCAGGTCATGGCCCCCTATGGCTATGAATAATTACTAAATTTGCAATGAGAACGCAAATTATATGTAGCTGAGATGGTATATGTAAACTCATATGACAATATGACAGTCTATCAAACATCCAATCTCCAGCACATGCAATTTTAGTTGCCGGTTCctgcattttttttatttttttattttttatttttatggccAACTTTAACAAATTACGAGTATTTCAAAGGACAAAAATAGATTACAAGTATATTTTTTATTCTCGAAAGGATATGAATATGTTCCGTATAACAAACCGTGGTATATTTGTCCCACCCTCGATAAAAATTTCCAGCTCCACCCCTAGTTGTAACGTAATTAGACGAGTCCACACAAAGATATCGTGACCATAAACAAAAATGAACAACTGTGGGCGCTTCATTGTTACAGTTGTGTCAACAAAACTACTGATAACGCCAATATTCACCACTCAATCACAAGTTCAAATCGAAAATAATATGCGGACCAAACATAAAGTTCCAACAGCCACACAACAGATAACACAGAATGATGTAGAAAATTCATGAAACTTTTCCCATTAAAACAACAGAGTACGAAATTGGGAACCTCAGCGGTCAACAATCCTAAATAACAGACAACATCATATGAACTGCTCATAATGTAAAAGCAGAACCGATATCAACTAATTAAGGACTAATTAATACTAAATCAATCATCTTCTAAAATACATTAATTTCGGGTTGCAAAGGGTTGCAATGAGCATGCATTTCTTGTCTTTGAAGTTGATGTTGGCCATCGCCTTGCCACGCCCAAACAATGTCCTTCAAAGCAGGCTGCATCTCATTTTTCAACACCTTCTGATAATCCATGCTATTACCATTAGATTTCTTCATCTCTACCACGTGAAAAGACGGTGTTACCTCAAATATGTCCACATCAATGGCTACTTCCTCCTTTCTACCTCTTGACCCGACTAACTTCATGTATCCACCGTCTTTCTTACTTACTTTGAGTTTCAGATTTGTAGCAATTTCCTCGAGTTTTGACACTATAACAGATGAAGGTTGCAGGGATGTAAAACGAACATCATCCCTTCGATCATCTCCCACAAATAAACCAGACAAGTCTAGTCCTGATGATAAGGAGATGATGTCAAAAGCATTGAGATTAGATGGTTTTGAAATTTCGGAGAATGACTTGACCTCTGAATGCTTGGTTTCTTTGATCTCCAGTTTAGGTAGTTTTGCAGGTCTAGACCCTAACCCTTTCTTGAACCAGGAATTCTCCATTATTTTACTAATGGTTATCCTAGTATTAGGGTTTGGATCTAGAATCTTCAACAGAAGTCTTCTGACCTCAGGTGGGAACCAATTCGGGCATCTGTAATCAGCCCGTGTAATCTTCTTATACATCTCGATCAAGTTTGAATCTTGGAATGGAAGATGACCAGCAAGCAGAACAAACAAGATAACCCCACAAGACCATATATCAGCTTTAGCTCCATCATACCCTCTTCGATTAATCACTTCTGGAGCTACGTATGCAGGGGTACCACACATCGTGTGCAGCAACCCATCCTGCTGTTTCGAATCAGCAAGAGCGCTCAATCCGAAATCTGAAACCTTCAAACTACCGTCTTCGTCAATCAATAAGTTCTCAAGCTTCAGATCACGGTGATAAACACCACCGCTGTGGCAAACATCCATAGCACTGATCAACTGTTGGAAAATCCACCTAGCAATGTCCTCTTTCAGCCTGCCTTTGGCCACTTTGTTAAAAAGCTCACCGCCTTTTGCGTATTCCAAAACAATGTAAATCTTGCTCTTTGTAGCCATAACCTCGTACAGCTGTAAGACATTTTGGTGCTTCACCAACTTCATGACCGAAATCTCTCTCTTGATCTGCTCGCTCAGCCCGGCCTTCAAAGTTTTGTCCTTGTCGATGACCTTAATAGCGACGTTGTGCCCGGTTTTTATGTCCCTAGCATAGTAAACTTTAGCAAAGTTTCCCTGCCCCAGTAATTTTCCCAACTCGTACCTTTCCAACAATATACTTCCCTTCTTCTCCATTTCTACTTAAAAAATATTCCGAAAGATTAAAAAATCTGTGCTACTTCAACCGGAACAgatatttgaaatttgaattactGGTTCAGCCGTCGTCCACGGTTTCGTGCTTTAGCATAGCAAATATTCTACTGCTGGTAGATTTGTAGTGGACCTGAGGGGATAGCATGAACCTGTTGCAAACGGCATATTGAACCTCGCCAAGGGCTGACAAGGGATGTCTAGAGGGGAAAAGGGTAGAAGAATCTTCACAGGATGAATTTCCAGCATGCACACACATCTTTCTGCATTCCCTAATATCAGAGATTTCACTCAAAGATTTGTGTGGAAGGATCGGAAAATCCCTGTAAAATGGAAAACCGGACTTTATCAAAATCAATTCAAGAACAATATATCGAATATATTGGAATCGAATATGCaaataaatcacaaaagatAATCATGCCATCACTATCTAATACAGGTCTTAATGACGAATATGACATCACGGTATATAACCATCAATTCAATGAATCAATGATACATGAAAAAATCAATTAGAGATAAACATGGGTCATATAATCCTGTGATTAACAATACTTAAGGCCAAAAGATGGAGATGCAAACAAGTTAGAACAGTAATACCACTTGCTTACGGTCTTCGCTCCCACCGACCCACCCCTCCTTCCCCGAACCCCGCCGCAGCCCTTGGCTCCACCAACCCACCCCAAACCCTAAAATAATCAGATTAATATCTAAACATGAATCTAGACCGTAAGAAATTACAATTAAAATTTtccattaataataattaatcacACAATTTTATTCCCATCCAAGTCAATAGAGAATTACTATAATAAAGTAGTATAGATCTCAGAAATCTTGACTCTTCAAGTAGCTAAATTCAGATCTTGGTCAATAAGAGCAAAAagaccaacaaatgaacctaattttgtt
This sequence is a window from Spinacia oleracea cultivar Varoflay chromosome 1, BTI_SOV_V1, whole genome shotgun sequence. Protein-coding genes within it:
- the LOC110786790 gene encoding CBL-interacting protein kinase 2, which gives rise to MEKKGSILLERYELGKLLGQGNFAKVYYARDIKTGHNVAIKVIDKDKTLKAGLSEQIKREISVMKLVKHQNVLQLYEVMATKSKIYIVLEYAKGGELFNKVAKGRLKEDIARWIFQQLISAMDVCHSGGVYHRDLKLENLLIDEDGSLKVSDFGLSALADSKQQDGLLHTMCGTPAYVAPEVINRRGYDGAKADIWSCGVILFVLLAGHLPFQDSNLIEMYKKITRADYRCPNWFPPEVRRLLLKILDPNPNTRITISKIMENSWFKKGLGSRPAKLPKLEIKETKHSEVKSFSEISKPSNLNAFDIISLSSGLDLSGLFVGDDRRDDVRFTSLQPSSVIVSKLEEIATNLKLKVSKKDGGYMKLVGSRGRKEEVAIDVDIFEVTPSFHVVEMKKSNGNSMDYQKVLKNEMQPALKDIVWAWQGDGQHQLQRQEMHAHCNPLQPEINVF